The window CGAGCTTCGGACCGTCCATTGTTGCCTGAGGGGTAGGGGTGGGCGTGGCGGCGCCACCTCCTCCCGGAACACTCTCCAGCCGACCGCGCTCGCTCGTCCTGCAGGAGCGGAGGCGCCAAGATGAGTGGAGACGAGAACCCAGCCAGCAAGCCCACGCCGGTACAGGACGTGCAGGGCGACGGGCGCTGGATGTCCCTGGTGAGCGACCCCGCCCGCGATACTCCGGAGTCCGGGGCTGAAAacggggaggcggggggaggcTCTTGGGAGAGCTGCTGGTTCGCGCCGCTCTCGCTAAGACCTTGGGAAACTGAGGGCAGTTCGAGTGGTGCTGCCTAAGGAAGCGGGGTGGGGCGGGCCCCGCAGCATGCATGCCATTGACTCCCCTCCTTTGCGTCCCCAAAGCACCATCGGTTCGTAGCCGACAGCAAAGATAAGGAACCCGAAGTCGTCTTCATCGGTGACTCCTTGGTCCAGCTGATGCACCAGTGCGAGGTGAGGCCcgtccctctcctcctgccccacccaggCCTGTGCCCTCACTGACTCTCCTGGACCAGAGCCTGGGCCAGGCGGTGTGTGGGGTACTCAAAATACCCTCAGGTAGCACCAGGCACCCAGAATTTCTGTATAATGTGCCACGTTCTCCTGAGAAGGAAGTGTCCTGGCTTTTTGTCATATTGAGTTTGTGTATAGCGAGACTTAAAATGAGGCTTCTTGCAAGAAGATTGCCTACCATTAGGCTCTTTGTTTGCTTAAATCAGCGAACAGCCCTAATGGATTTCCACAAAGCTATAGTTGTTTCCACAAAGTGAAGGTCAGTAGGTCTCTGCTAAGGGAGCTCAATTATGCCACCTATTCACTAAGAGATGTTAAACCATGGCTTTCCTCAAAGTGAGGCTCAACTGGAATGCTGTTGGTTTGATGCCTGGCTCAAGCAGAATGAGTTTTCGTAAAAGGAGTCTTGTTTCTATGAGGATTCATGAAAGTGAGACTATGATGGGTTTGTGTAAAGTGAGGTTTGACCATATTGGGGTTTGCTTAAGGTGAGATTTAACCAGACTGCTTTCATAAAGCAAAGCTCTAACATGAGGACATTTGGTTAACCTTTGGATAGAGAGCGGTGGTCCATGCTGACGATGCCCCCGTGCCCACACCACTTCTTGCCCACAGATCTGGCGGGAGCTCTTTTCCCCTCTGCATGCACTTAACTTTGGCATTGGCGGTGACAGCACACAGCATGTACTGTGGCGTCTGGAGAATGGGGAGCTGGAACACATCCGGCCCAAGGTGAGCAGGGCTTGGGTGGGCAGCCAGAGCCCCCTCAGCCTGCCCCCTCACCACTGCTCCATCCTCTCTTTCCACAGATTGTGGTGGTCTGGGTGGGTACCAACAACCACGGGCACACCGCAGAGCAGGTGACTGGGGGCATCAAGGCCATAGTGCAACTGGTGAACGAGCGGCAGCCCCAGGCGCGGGTCGTGGTGCTGGTGAGagagtggggagggcagtgggaggaAGAACGGCAGTGGTCTGGGACCCCTTCGGGTGTAGCCACAGCTGCACGGTTCTGGGCAGTTCAGCTCAGAGCAGTGGCTTTCAGGCAAAATCTCATGTTGAAGCTTGCTGTGCCCATCATAAGGGCTGTGGTGAAGGACATATTTGGGGGCAAATAGCCCCTTTTGCCCAAGGGACTGCTGgacactttgaaagtgaaaatcgctcagttgtgcctgactctttgcgaccccatggactatacagtccatggaattctccaggccaaaatactggagtgggttagcctttcccttctccaggggatcttcccaacccaggaattgaactggggtctcctgcattgcaggagtattctttaccaactgagctgtcagggtgTTGAAAAACTCAAAACACTTAAATAGCCAAGAGTGGTCAGACATTCCCAAGGTGAAGCTAGCTTCCATTACTTCTAGAAGGTTCCACTTCTAGAAGGAGGTGTCAGGACTATAGTTTGGAATCTATGTTTCCAAAACCCCCCTTTTCCCATCCCTAGTGTATTCTGGAGCTTAGGACTTCCTGATGggggacagagaagtctggcacaGGGGAACAGGACACCCAGATGCTGGTAGGACGCCTTCTCACAACTCCTTGTGCCTTCCTCAGGGCCTGCTTCCTCGGGGCCAGCACCCCAACCCACTTCGAGAGAAAAACCGACGGGTGAATGAGCTGGTACGGGCAGCACTGGCCGGCCACCCTCGGGCCCACTTCCTGGACGCAGACCCTGGCTTTGTGCACTCAGATGGTACCATCAGCCACCATGACATGTACGATTACCTGCACCTGAGCCGTCTGGGGTACACACCTGTTTGCCGGGCCTTGCACTCCTTGCTTCTGCGTCTGCTAACCCAAGACCAGGGACAGGGTGGTGCACCCCTGCCAGAACCCAGCCCGTAAGCATCTGCCTTCCTACaacattaaattttcatttttcagtctcCCATTTTCTGCTTTATGGCCAAGCCCATGTGGGTATCTAACTCCGACGTCTTATGACCCTCCAGCTGTGCCCAAGGGAGGCCTCACCAATCCATCAAGATATTCTGGTTCGTGTAGTCAGGCAGATTTCTGCCATCACAGTAGTGCTCCAAGCAGGCAATGCCAGTCAACCCACTAGGTGAAACTGGTTTGCTAACATGACCCTGTAGCATCAAGGTCAAGTGAAAATTCTGGGTGACCCAGCAATCAAAGCCCACCCACTGCTGCACTCCAATCTGTCTGAGCTTACCTGTGACTTCTGTGAAAGCTTTCTGACCTTCCCACCCCTGGCAGTCAGCCCTCTACCCAGTGTATGGGTATTTATCTCCCCAGAGAAGCACTGTCCAAGGCTGTGTGATGGAGTCGGAAACCAGGAGAGGATTCCTCTGCCTCGGCTGCAGTGCTGGCTCGGGCCACACAGGGGCAGCAGGGGTCACTGAGGACAGGACGGTGCTTTGGTCCCACTGGCCTCCCCACCCAGTGCCTGCCCTGGTTCAGACTTTGAGTTCAACTGGAACATTAAGGGTGAACTGCCCTTCTCACAGCACCACGTCACACGCCTTCCCCAACCATGCCTGCGGAATGGCTGAGTAGGCATGACTCTGCCCACCAGGTCCCGCTGATGTAGGGGATGGTCCTGGGATGGCATCCCGCTCCTCACAGTGGTTAGGGGCAAAGCCTGTAACCGCATGGCCATCTGGGGGCCAGACTGGTATGACCCACATCCCTTCTCCCTTGAGAGCTGGCAGCCACACAGGTGTGTTAAACAGCTTTAATCTCATCATTGCGTCTTCTCAGCACAGTAAGAAATATTGCACATGATCAACATGTTTTGTTCTGGGGATGGGGACAAGGGTGGGGGAATCACCTTCTTAGAAAGTACAACCCAAGTTGGGAGggcagagggggtggggagagaaccCTCCCCATGCCTGTGGCAAAGTGcaggagcccccacccccaagctaACCTGAGTCCAGCCCCTCTGGGGAAAAAAGGGGTACATGAACTCCCCCTACTCCACAGGCACCTCCCTGTGGCCCGAGGCCCATACTACCCTCCAGCTGGCAGCCCTCACACGAGCCATTTTGCATAAAGTACAAGTGAAAAGGTCTGAAGGTAACACACTCCAGGTTATGTACAGGGGCTCGGTGGAGAGAGACTGTGCCCCGCTTCCCCTCAGTCGCCCCCCCCATCACAGGGAGGGagctgtggggggagggggtagaCAAGGGAGCAGGCCTCATTTCGCCCCCAACTGGAAAGGACGAAATGGCTTTACTGGGGAGGAGGCAACCATCCTGCCCCCCCATTCCTGCCACCTAACATACTGTCCATGTCCTGAGGGGGGTACTGTGGGTCTGGGGTCTTCTCAGGAGCCCCTCACCTGCCTGTGGCAGCTGTGGAGGGACCAGAGGGGGGTGGTGAGGGTTGGGGgggcccctcccagccaggctgtcCAGGCCCCGGCTCGGGGGGTGGAGGCAGTGGCGGGGCAGCCGGGGCTGTGCCAGAGTCCGAGCCAGGTGAGGTGGGGTCAGGGCCCCCCGCGGGGCTGGGAGTGGGAACAGGGGCAGCAGCAGTGCCAGTAGGGGGCGGTCCGGGGAGGGGGGCCTCGGCTCCTGGGGGCTGTTCTGAGGGAGTGGCCGCCTGCATGATCTTCTGGCGCACCTCACGGATCTTCAGCTGCAGACAGACCTTGGAGGGGAAGATGTCCGCGTAGCGGGCCTGGAAGGCTGCTGTGGCCTGGGCTGTGGGCAGCAGGGGCaggcggggaggggaagaagggcaGGGTGAGATGAGTAGGTAGGCCCCCTCCAAGTCCCCCGCCCCGAGACTGCCAGCTGCgctcacctgatgggaagaagccGTGGTCCTGGAAGAGCTGCATGACCAGGGCCCGGCGCTGGTCCAGGGTGCGCCGCAGCGACGAGTAGGGCACCTTCTCGTACTCCAGCTCCCCGAGCACGTCCTCAGCTTCTGTGCCTGTGAGCAGCGCAGGGAGCCCGGTCAAGCCTCCCGCCGCCATGCAAGGGTCTACTCAGCCCTCACTGAATCCTGTTTCACACTGGGGTTCAGAGAGggaacctgcccaaggtcatatgGCAATTTAGGGGCCTGTGAGACTCCagaaccaggcttccctggtggctcagcagtaaagaatccacctgccaatgcaggggacatgggctcgaaccctgatcggggaagatcccacatgccccgtgtggagcaactaagccctcaagccacagctactgaagccgtTGCATCCTAGAGTCTGTCCTCTGCCGGAAGCAAAGccgccaccgcagtgagaagcgcGAGCACCTCAACTAGACAGCAGACCCCGCCCGCCACAACCAGATAAAGGCTGTGcggcaatggagacccagcacagccaacaaaaCACACCTCCTCCAGAACCCACCCTTGGCCTGCTGTCCTTCCTCTCAGCGACACCGGGCCCACTCTCCCACCTTTAACCCTGTTCCTGAGACCCCACCCCTCTTGGAGGCCCTGGGTCCCCCACAGCTCTGCCTGCCACCACGCCAGCACCTGTGCGTTCAAAGGTGAAGATGTCGCCCTCGCACTTGGCACTCTTGGGGGTGTTGGGCTCCGAGCTGCAGCTGGAGCGCCTCCTCATCTTGCGCTTGGGCGAGGTGGGGTCCTCGGGGGCCGAGTCCAGATCTGTTCAGACGGAAGCAGGCTCAGTGGAATGGCCCCCATCTGTCCTCCACCTCCCCCGGGCACCTGGCGCTTGCCTACCAGTGGAATTCTTCCTCTTCTTGCGGTAGGAGCCCAGGATGGCCCGGGGCGAGGTGGCCAGAGACTGCAAGGTGGGCGAGGGCAGCACCTCCTCAGGCCGGAACTCGGGCAGCTCGGCAAAGCGCTCCTCGAAGTCCACCTCCGACAGGACCCTGCTGGAGAGCAGGCAGGGTCACTTCCTCTGCCCCCGCCTGCAGCTGCCCCTCTCCCAGCAACCCGCACACTCCGCTCGGTCCCCCAGCCCATGCTCACttgtccacagagtcaaaggtcTTCTTCAGGGGCGGGGGCCGCACCTTCACCTTCTTGCCGGCACTAGCTGCCTCCTTGCGCTCAGGGGTGTCCCCGGCCGCCCTCCCACTGCCGCCCtcactgctgccgctgctgctaccaggagctggggctggagccagggccgggctgggaggggtggggggctccccTCGGCTCTCCAGGCCCAGCCCAGGGACACGCCAGTCTGAAGACGAGCTGGGGAATTTGCTGGCCTGGGGGGGTGGGTGAGGAAGGAGATGGAGAACACTGGGGTCAGACTCATCAGGGCAAGACCCAGAAACAGAGGGATCACAGAGATGGATACTGACCGCTGAGATACAGAACTGTGGGCAGGACCCAGCTGTGCAGACAGACAAGCCCGAGGAGAGCCCACAAGGGTGCGGATCAgacaggaagagggaagaggggtgGGACAGAAGAGGGGACAAGGGACAGGAGCAGAGCCAAGCAGTGCTGGCCACCCCCAGGCCTGCTGGGCACTCACCATGGTCTCTGGGCCCTTGGTGCTGGTCTGCTCCTCAGCAGGTGGGGGCAGCGGGGGACTGCTCCGGGCTGTGGGAGTCCAGGTCTCGGGGGGCAGTGGAGGGGCTGGTGTTGCTGGCCGCCCCTCAAGCTCTGACTCGGACGCTGGGGGATCACGGGCTGGGCCAGGCTCCAAGGGTTGCCGGGGTGCAGGGCCTGGCCTCCCAGGGGCACCAGCCTCGAAGGAGCCCACGGGAATGCTGGCGATGGCCGCCTTCACTTTCTGGGGGGCCTTAGGGGTGGGCCGCTGGGCCTTGGGGGCCACTAAACTGTATGTCATGGAGCCTGTGGGTGGAGAGAATATTTGCTGAGCCAGGCTTGACAGGAACCCATGCCCTGGGTCCACCCACTCAGCCCGCCCTCACCTGGCCTGACACCCACCTGTGGCGCTAGGGAAAgggctggcaggggctggggtggcagCAGTGGGTGCCGGTGGGCCCTTGGGCAGGATGGGGGCAGCAGGTGGGGTGGTGCTGGTGGCCACAGTGTAGACCAGGCCTGGGGGGGCCTGGGATGGCTGGGCCAGGGGTGCTGAGGAGGTGGGCACGGGGCTGCCGGGGTAAAACGCTGTGATGACGGGACCACTGGCGGCTGCGCAGGTGGGAGGCAGCTGGGGGCTGGGCACGGGTGACACGCCCACCTGGCCAGGAGCCAGCAGTGGGGCTTGGCCTGTGGAGAGAGAAACGGCAGAGGCAGGGGACCAAGTGAGGGCCTGGGCTGCCTCAGCCCCACCCGTGGTCCCCAGCTGCCAGCCAGGCCCACCCCTCACCTGAAAGCAGGGGCTGCACGAAGGCGGGGCCGCTGGGCCCCAGCGAGGTGAAGCCGAGGGCGACCGAGCTCGTGGGTCCATACGAGGTGACTGTTCCAGGCTGACTGGAAGCAGGACTGGTGCCCAGGGGCACCGCGTGCCCACCTGCTGACTGCACGTAGGTGATCCTGCcacagggagaggaaaggggaaggtGTGAGGAGAGCTGGCTCCCCCAAAACCCTCCCCTGCGCTGACTCCCAGGTGCGGGCTCAACTGCCATACCGCGTGGAGGAGGGCAGCAGGACCTTCTGAGGCTGCGAGGCGGGGCCGGGGAGCGGGGCCGGGCTGAGGGGCGGCACCAGGCCGCTGGGTGTGCTCACAGGCACCGGAGTCAGCTGGATGATCTGCGGGCAAGGGAACCACAGGTGGGGCTGAGCCGGGGCCCCAGAGCGAGGCAGGGGAGGCCTGAGACCTTGGAGGCTGGATCTCAGCAGAGACTCAGAAGGGAGACAttaggctggggctggggagggtgaaACCAAGGGAAAGAAGACAGCGAGAGgctggaaacacagaaaagggacAAGGGGCGAACGATGAGGGCAGAATCAAGATGCTCAGGGACATCAAGCCAGGCAGTGAGACAGAAGCCGAGACaccaaagggaagaaaaggaagagactgaACGATAGGCAGGCACAGAAACCACAGGACACAGAGACTGACGCCCAGAAGGGAGGAGCAAGGGGCAGGTGGGGCAGCACCGAGGTGCGCTCACCTTGCTGGGTGGCTGAGCGCCGTTCTGCACAGGTACTGAGAAGGGCGGGCTCACCAGCGGCAGCGGCTGGCCGGCCCCTCCTCCCCGCATGGACATGCTGGGGGTGGCCAAGGGCACGAGTACCTTCCCAGGCAGCAGCTgggctgagccacctgggggcggggcctgcacAGGAGACACGGACTGGGCTGCGAGGTGAGAGACGGGAGGGCAGGTGGTCACACAGGAGCGGAGGCAGCCGGGCCCGCTCCTCGCGCTGCCCACCCGGGCCTCACCTttggggggcggggcggagggcaCGGACTGCAGGATGGGGATGCCAGGAGTGGGTGCGGTGGCAGCCAGGACTTTGCCATTGGTGGAGGTGCCCGGCGGGAGGGTGAAACGGATGctggtggtgggggcagggccgCCGGGCGCCGCTGCCTTGGTCCCAGGGGCTGGTGCCACTTGCAGTTGCTGGGGCAGCGTGGGCAGAATGTACTGCACCTGGGTGATGCCCCCAGCCTTGCCCAGGGGACCCGGCTGCAGGATGCCCAGGGGCATTGGCCCATTGGGGCCACTCCCAGCACCGGCCCCCGAGCCCGCAGCTGCCCCACTGCCAGGGCCCCCCTGGGCAATGAACTGGACAGCAGGTGGCGCTGGGGCCCCGTAGCCTGGGGTGCCCACCAGCAAGTTGGTGACGGTGGCTGGCGCCTTCCCCACAGTGCCCAGGAGGGGCCCAGCCACCAGGTGTGGGGCCGTAGAGGTTGCCGCTCCTGACTTCTTGTCCGAATACACTAAGCTGACGCCCAGTGGGGAGCCCCCCGGTGCCCGGGACCCAGTGACCGCCTCAGTCCTGGCACCAGCTGTGTCACCAGGAGACGCTTCGGCCCGGCCGGGAGCAGGGAAAGGCTTGGAGGCAATGGGCACAGGAGTGCTGCTGACGGGCCGCACCACGTTGGTGACCATGGTGGCGGCCGGGCGGGACAGGGGGGTTGCCGGGGCCCCGTAGGCCAGCGAGGGCGCCGGGGCTGAGAGCACACGCGCGCCGCTGCCCTCCCGCTCCTCCTTGTTTGAGGGCAGGACCAGTGTCTGCAGGACGCCTCCTCCCCCGCTGGGAGGCGCCGCGATGACTGAGGGGCCCGGTGGCTCCAGGCCGCCCACGCTTTCAGGTCTCTTGCGACGGAAGGTGGCAGGATCCGTGGGGAGAAACCGGGTGGCCTTAGAAGGTGTTGCTGGGCCCCCAGTTCCAGCAGGTGGGGGACGGAGGGGGCCTGTGGTGCTGCCCTGACCTGACTCCTGGGCCTTGAAGGTCCCTGAGCCCAATGGGAAGGAGGTGGcggctgaggaggaggaggcagcaggcGAGGACGCGGAGGAGGTGGGCCCGTAGCCTTTGCCGAAGCCTGCAGGTGGATCTGGGGGCCCTGGAGGCTCAGGGTCCAGCGACGGACGGCAGTGAGTAAAGGAGGAACGGATCACAGGTGAGAACACCTTCCGGCCGAAGCCCTGAGTGGAAAGAAAAGGGAGACACAACCATGTCAGGGGAGCCTGCCACCCTGCCATCCCCGATTCCGCGTCCTGCCTGGCAGCCAGGCCAGTTGAAGGCCTCCACTCATCCAGGCTGAGACGTCCATGGGGCAAATAGCTCGCCTTCTCTGAGCCTTCATCTCCGCCTCTCTTGACACAAGGCAAAGGAACGGTCCCCCTCCCAGGACACGTGGGCCAGACAACAGCAAGTCCCAAGCACTCACCTTGCTGCCCTCCGGGTCCTCCCCGGAACTGTCTCCACTCTCGCTGTCAGTCACCCGCTCCTTGCACTTGAGGTCGATGTCAGTGGTGCCGAAGCCATCATCAGCTGAGGGAGCAGATGCAACACTGTTGGCAAAGGGCTGGGCGCAGGGCTGCCCAGAATGGAGAGTCTGGAGCCTGGCTCTGGCCTCAGCTCTGCCCCGTGCTGGCTAAGTGTTGTCCAGGAATGCTGTTCCTCAGCCCAGGTGTGCCCACCTGCCTGCCGCCAGACCCTGAGAGCAACGGGAAATGGCACCTGACCCTACACCCCAATGGCCCGGCCATGCTGGTATCCTCAGGATTCCTGTCTGGCCTGcagcttcttttgttttttttttaacacttattcatttggctgcactgggtcttagtcacAACacctgggatctagttccccaaccagggatcaaacctggaccccctgcattaggagcatggagtcttaaccactggaccaccagggaagtccctgacctgGGGCTTCTCGAGGGCAGGGCTGGACTACCTCGGTAGGGCCTGTACTGAACAGGCCCAGGATCACAAACAAAcggggaagggaagaaaaaggggCCGAAGGACCTGGGCCAAATCTCCACCTATCTTTCCCAACCTGAGCCTGCTGCTTCCCGGCTAGGACTCTGGGTCCTGAGACAGCTTACCAATGACATCATCGTCCCCCTCCTCCTCACAGATGACCATGCGTTCCTCATCACTGGTCATGTCCTCACTGGCTGCACGCTGGGAGCGGGAAGCCCGGGTGGGGAGCAGTGGGGGCCGTCCACTGGCTGCTAGGGTGCCTCCCTCCCCGGGCGCCGCAAAGGGGCCTGGAGCCCCATACTGGGTGGAGGGCTTTGGACCAGCGTAGGATGTGGGGCCAGACACCATCTGCAGGGCAAGTGCAGGGAGAATTCAGCCAGGGCAGTCACCTCCCTCCCTGCCCGTCGCCCCTACCCCTGCGGCCTGCCCTCCAGACCTGAGTCAGTTCCTGCAACGCCTGGCTGTCTACCTCTCCGCCGTCCAGGCTGTGGACCCcactgtgggagaaggcgcgGGGCCGGGCCGAGCCAGGTCCCCCGACAGCGTGCAGACGCTCTGCCCCACAGGAGCCGCTCCCTGGAGTCTTGGTATCTGAGCTCAAGAGTGTCTGGGCCGTGACAGACAGGAGCTCCGAAGACACTGCAGGGCGGGAGAGACAAAGTTACAGTCAGGAAGCCTGCTACTAGCGCCTAGGCTGGCCAAAATGTCCACAGACACTTCTACATACTGGGTGGAAGCAGGGTGGATTTCTTGGGCCACCCGGCAGAAGACAGACACCAcccaccagcccagcatttcccacaACTTCCTGTCCTCTGGGGTTTCGAGGAGTGAGCCCACTGCTCCCTGGGAGGCGGCCTTTCTGAGGGGAGAAAAGCCTGGAGACAGGTATGTGCGGCACTGCTTAACCAACAGCCACTGGACTGTCTGAGCCTCTGTTCCCTTGTCTCAGAGCAAAAGGAACATCCCTCGCAGGGCTGTGGGCCAGAACCCACGGGATCTCCAGAAAAGCGCCTCAGGGTGGTGCACTCTATAGACACCGTCAGTCAGCAGCAGTAGCCGATAAAGGCCTTCCGACTGCGGCCTCGAGAGTCAACAAGCTGCGGTTTAAATTCAGACTCGGCCACTTCCTAGTATTTTGTGATTTCAAGGAACTGATTCtgcttttctgagcctcagtttcctcatctagaaaatgggcTTTGGTTTTGAATGCTAGACGTTATGCTCTAAGAAGTGCCTGTCACGTAGCGAATGCTCAGTAAATGGCACTTGATGATGAGGCTCCTGTTCGGATGTGTGACCTTCCTGGACCTCCCTGACTCCTTCACCACAGCTCAGTGTCAGGGCCTTTGCAGTGAGGTGCTCAAAAGAAATGAAGCCGAGAGGAGCTGCTGGGAAAGCAGGCTGAGCAAGCGAAGGGGAGACTGGTGGCCCACTGGAGGGAAGCGGGCAGAGGGGCTCACTGACCTCCGGGGGCAGCGGCAGTGCCTGTCTCCGACATGCTCCGCTCCCTCGGCTCCTTGTGCCCTCCTGCCAGCCCCAAGCTCGTGGGCTTGGCCTCTGAGCTGGACTTCTTCCGGTCCTTGTTGCACCACTTCCAATCTGGGTGGGCCTTAAAGTGAGCCTCTTTCACCTAGCAGGAAAGGGCAGGGAGACCCTTCACTCATCCGCCCGACCGGAGGAAGCTGAGGAGCCGAGAGGTAGCGGCGTTACCTGGAAGGCCAGGTCGTGGTACTTCTGCTTCTCCTTGGGCCCCAGGGCATACCACCACTCGCCCAGGATCTTACTGACAGTCCGGTTGTCCTGGTTGGGGTGGCGCTGGTGGACCAGGGCCCGGTGCCGCTTGCTGAAGATCATGAAGGCATTCATAGGCCGCCGGATATGGTCCTTCTCCCGCTGCAGAAGACAGCAGCCCGCGTGGGATTGTTAGAACCCCGGGGATGGGTTGGGTGTCCTCGGGGTGAGCTAGGGATGGGTGGCGATGAGGCACCTTGTTGGGGCTGCGTCCATCCTTCTCTGAAGACGAGTCTCGTTCCTTGGGCAGGGCGCTGAGGGACTGGGTCCGGCGTTTCCCGGGCGGCAGGGGCAACTGGATCTCAGGAGACATGATGGAGAGGAAGCTGTGGGGAATGAGATGTGATGGAGACAGAGCAGCAGGAACAGGGAGAGCTGAGTCTCCAGCCACGCCCCCTCCTCCCTGGTCCCAGGCATCAGGGTACACACGCATCGTCGTGGTCACTCTCTGTCTCGCTGTCCAGCCGTGGCTCTCCTGGCGGTCCAGGGGCCTCCTCCTCCGTGGTGGGAGGGGGGCCTTTCCCAGGATCCACCACCCCCAAAGTGTGGGGGGGTCCGGGCCCTGGGCTCTCAGGGCATGTGGCTCCAGGGGGCCGCCCCGGGTCAGCATTCCCTGTCCCGCCCGGTGGCTGCTCGTGAGCAACGGCCGCCGACTCAGCAGGTTCTGGGG of the Cervus canadensis isolate Bull #8, Minnesota chromosome 18, ASM1932006v1, whole genome shotgun sequence genome contains:
- the PAFAH1B3 gene encoding platelet-activating factor acetylhydrolase IB subunit alpha1 isoform X1, with amino-acid sequence MSGDENPASKPTPVQDVQGDGRWMSLHHRFVADSKDKEPEVVFIGDSLVQLMHQCEIWRELFSPLHALNFGIGGDSTQHVLWRLENGELEHIRPKIVVVWVGTNNHGHTAEQVTGGIKAIVQLVNERQPQARVVVLGLLPRGQHPNPLREKNRRVNELVRAALAGHPRAHFLDADPGFVHSDGTISHHDMYDYLHLSRLGYTPVCRALHSLLLRLLTQDQGQGGAPLPEPSP
- the PAFAH1B3 gene encoding platelet-activating factor acetylhydrolase IB subunit alpha1 isoform X2 encodes the protein MSGDENPASKPTPVQDVQGDGRWMSLHHRFVADSKDKEPEVVFIGDSLVQLMHQCEIWRELFSPLHALNFGIGGDSTQHVLWRLENGELEHIRPKGLLPRGQHPNPLREKNRRVNELVRAALAGHPRAHFLDADPGFVHSDGTISHHDMYDYLHLSRLGYTPVCRALHSLLLRLLTQDQGQGGAPLPEPSP